One Podarcis muralis chromosome Z, rPodMur119.hap1.1, whole genome shotgun sequence DNA segment encodes these proteins:
- the AIF1L gene encoding allograft inflammatory factor 1-like, with the protein MSLMLNSAYQGGKAFGLLKAKQQGRLEEINKEFLCDPKFSDEEHLEEKLAVFKEKYMEFDLNNQGEIDLMSVKRMMEKLGAPKTHLELKKMISEITGGVSDTISYQDFVNLMLGKRSAVLKLVMMFEGKANESNPKLSGPPPERDISSLP; encoded by the exons GAGGGAAAGCCTTTGGATTACTCAAAGCCAAGCAGCAAGGAAGGCTGGAAGAGATCAACAAG GAGTTTCTCTGTGACCCTAAGTTCAGCGATGAAGAGCATTTGGAGGAAAAACTTGCAGTTTTCAAAG AAAAGTACATGGAGTTCGACCTGAACAACCAAGGTGAAATTG ATCTGATGTCAGTGAAGAGGATGATGGAGAAGCTGGGAGCCCCCAAAACCCACCTGGAGCTGAAGAAAATGATCTCGGAAATCACTGGAGGTGTCAGCGACACCATCTCTTACCAAGATTTTGTCAACCTGATGCTTGGGAAACGGTCCGCAGTCCTCAAGTT GGTCATGATGTTTGAAGGAAAAGCCAACGAAAGCAACCCAAAGCTTTCAGGCCCACCTCCTGAGAGAGATATCTCCAGCCTTCCTTGA